A stretch of the Agelaius phoeniceus isolate bAgePho1 chromosome 1, bAgePho1.hap1, whole genome shotgun sequence genome encodes the following:
- the LOC129126221 gene encoding uncharacterized protein LOC129126221, with amino-acid sequence MPASGRKRKANFSNDETETLVWNVVRHFSALYGSEALRAHPVRRKQLWTQIQSRVNFLGYTERSIDDLKHKWRDLRLDVKKKITSKKHLPMNRAGGPLHKPRLTPLEKMVASTFLQASHDSEPEIILDPDLFFPGASKQPFMHLQPGVSHPSIYIDTNGQPSALPDVEGSAAPRLPGQSPDPAGGCEYRGEGQGGSAESGPELRTPDASAISPSLRNESLVSYASMSEEEEREGREVERGHSGAAGMQPGPEAPMSAEEDMKLSRQAMLIRRCSSQGSVTSLPEDSLNPADAHSDWGHEGVSDLPALGRGLDSAHPEEQAGGPGPEMGALPRVLMGPTWEKAPAEEEPPARSPLHGALTEESLPSSASPPGDAPAAAGPARGLGCSRLREDRRESWRTSIHHLLDLEEQWDQLYHQELAMWQEERATQREERARDRELQFRLLGVLTDIRDELRYLRQERAAARQSPAPPPPEPRRDPSPLLEQPKAEPSFPEPPAGSATWADTAVPSRSPFGNRGRGRRRGRPRGSASRHRRLFLTNS; translated from the exons ATGCCAGCGTCTGGCCGGAAGAGGAAGGCCAACTTCTCCAATGACGAGACCGAGACGCTGGTCTGGAATGTGGTCCGGCATTTCAGCGCCCTGTACGGGTCCGAGGCCCTGCGGGCTCACCCCGTGCGGCGGAAGCAGCTCTGGACCCAGATCCAAAGCCGCGTCAACTTCCTGGGCTACACCGAGCGCTCCATCGACGACCTCAAGCACAAGTGGCGCGACCTGCGGCTGGACGTCAAGAAGAAAATCACCTCCAAGAAGCACCTGCCCATGAACCGCGCCGGGGGGCCGCTCCACAAGCCGCGCCTCACGCCCCTGGAGAAGATGGTGGCTTCCACCTTCCTGCAGGCCAGCCACGACTCGGAGCCCGAGATCATCCTGGACCCAG ATCTGTTCTTCCCTGGCGCGTCCAAGCAGCCCTTCATGCACCTGCAGCCCGGCGTGAGCCACCCCAGCATCTACATCGACACCAACGGGCAGCCCTCGGCCCTGCCCGACGTGGAGGGCTCGGCCGCACCGCGCCTGCCGGGACAGAGCCCCGACCCCGCCGGCGGCTGCGAGTACCGAGGAGAGGGGCAGGGCGGCTCCG CCGAGTCGGGACCGGAGCTGCGCACTCCAGACGCGTCGGCCATCTCTCCGTCCCTGCGAAACGAGTCCCTGGTCTCCTACGCCTCCATGTCGGAGGAGGAGGAACGGGAAGGCCGGGAGGTGGAGAGGGGCCACAGTGGGGCCGCGGGGATGCAGCCGGGGCCCGAGGCCCCCATGTCAGCGGAGGAGGACATGAAACTGTCCCGCCAGGCCATGCTGATCCGCCggtgcagctcccagggctccgTCACTTCCTTGCCCGAGGACTCCCTCAACCCCGCGGACGCTCACTCGGACTGGGGGCACGAGGGCGTGTCCGACCTGCCCGCCCTGGGCCGCGGGCTCGACTCGGCGCATCCCGAGGAGCAGGCGGGCGGCCCGGGCCCGGAGATGGGCGCCTTGCCCAGGGTACTGATGGGGCCCACCTGGGAGAAGGCTCCGGCGGAGGAGGAGCCCCCGGCCCGCTCCCCGCTGCACGGCGCCCTGACCGAGGAGTCGCTGCCCTCCTCCGCCTCCCCGCCCGGGGAcgccccggccgccgccggccccgcccgcggGCTGGGCTGCTCCCGCCTGCGCGAGGACCGCCGCGAGAGCTGGAGGACTAGCATCCATCACCTGCTCGACCTGGAGGAGCAGTGGGACCAGCTGTACCACCAGGAGCTGGCCATGTGGCAGGAGGAACGGGCCACCCAGCGCGAGGAGCGGGCCCGCGACCGGGAGCTGCAGTTCCGCCTGCTCGGCGTCCTCACGGACATCCGCGACGAGCTGCGCTACCTGCGCCAGGagcgcgccgccgcccgccagagcccggccccgccgccccccgagCCCCGCCGCGACCCCAGCCCGCTCCTCGAGCAGCCCAAAGCCGAGCCCAGCTTCCCCGAGCCGCCGGCCGGGAGCGCCACCTGGGCAGACACCGCCGTGCCCAGCCGGAGCCCCTTCGGCAAccgcggccggggccggcgccGCGGGCGGCCGCGCGGCTCCGCTTCCCGACACAGACGCCTCTTCCTCACCAACAGCTAG